AAGATATTCTAGTTTTGTAGTTTTTTTATAGTTAATACTTTTTATGTAGTTTGCAACAATACTTTTAGGTTTTAGAAAAATTTCATCTTTTTTCATCTGTACTTCAAAATATAATTCAAGTTTTGAAATCTCATCTAAGTAGATAGCTTGAAGTAGAGTAACATAGATTTTTTTTGGCATATCTCTAGTTAAATCAATCTCTACTGTTCCTTCATTTTTCATTATAAAAAGAGTATCCTCTTCAAATAATAAAACTACATCACTATTTTCATAAGAGGTTTCAATAGAGTTTTCTCTAAAGTTTATATAGCCAGTTTTTTTTGTGCTACTATTTAAAGCATCTATATATTTTGATTCTTGAAAGTGAATAGTTTGTGCAAATAAGTTGATACTAAAAAGAGTAAAAAATAGTGCTTTAATCATTTTGTGCCTTTAAAAAAATAAATTTTCTATGTAAAAACTGTAATACTCCTGCAAAGATAAAAACAAAGTACCAGCCAATAGAACTATAATAAATCCAATAATTTATATTTGTATCAAAGAAAATAATAAGATGAATTATAGCATTAATTAAAGAAGTAAAAAACCAAAAAAGAGTTGATTTGTGAATATACTCCTCCTCTTTTTGTGAAAGTTCCTTTTTAGAAAACTTTTTTGCAAAAAATAGAATTATAGAAGTTTTGTTGAGGTAAGAGATAAATATCAATGCAGTAATAAAACTTGAAATCAATAAAGGAAGAGTTTTTAATATCAAAAACTCTTTTAAGAAAAAAGCTAAAATAGAGATACAAATATATAAAAGAGGATACAAATACTCTTTATAACCTTTTTTAAAAACCAATAAAAACCAAAGAATACTTAGGCAAAGAATTGCCAAGCTTACTTTTGTAATATCAAAATATCTTAGTGAAGTAAATACAATTGGTGCATAAAGTAGTGAGATAATTAGGTTCATTTCTACCTAACCATTGCTCCACTAATATTTAAAACTTCACCACTTACATAAGTAGCATCATTTCCAATAAAGTAAGCACATTTTGCTACTTCTTCAGGTTTCCCAAATCTATTTAAAGGAATAGCTTTTTTAAGTTCCTTACTGTTTGGAATATTTTCTATCATCTCAGATTCTATGATACCTGGAGCAAGAGCATTAACTCTAATATTATATCTTCCAAGCTCAATTGCTAAAGTCTTTGTAAAAGCAATTACTCCACCCTTAGAAGCTGAGTAGTTTGCTTGTCCAGCATTTCCTGAAATACCTGAGATAGAAGCTACATTTACGATACTTCCTTTTTTATTCATCATCATATTTCTAGAGATAGTTTTGGTAACATGATACATTCCAGAAAGGTTAGTATTTATTACATCTTCCCATTGCTCATCATCCATAAAGAAAAATAGATTGTCTTTGATGATTCCAGCATTATTTACTAAAACATCAACACTTAGATTCTCTAAAGTAGCTTTAATATCCTCTTTATCTTGCATATTAAAAGTGATTAATTCACCATGCTCAATTGAGTCTAAAATAGCTTGGGCTTTCTCTTTGTTGCTATTATAATGAACATATACAAAGTAACCATTTTTTGCATACTCTTTTACTATAGCTTCACCAATAGAACCAGTTGCTCCTGTTACTAATACTTTTTTAATTTCCACAACAAACTCTTTATATAAATTTAGCTTCTTTAATTAGTTTATTGATATTTTTTATATCAATATCCATTCTTCTATCTTCAATTAAAGGCTCTACAATCTGCCTAGTTGTCTCGTAGATTTTTCTTAAGTGAGGAGATACTTGTTCTTTACCTCTAATATCAACTGCTTGTGCCATACCAATAAAGGCAATAGAAAGCATATTGTGAAGTTCTGGCATCATCTTTGCAAAGTCGTTTGCTGCTGTTGTACCCATAGAAACTTTATCTTGATTTAGTGATTCAGTTGGTCTTGAGTGAATTGAAGCTGCAGTTGTATTTTTAATAACATCAGCACTTAATGAACTAAGACTAATTTGCATAGCTTTAAATCCATGGAAGAAAGGCTCTTTAGAAAGCTTTAGATTCTCTCCTAAACCTCTATTAAATTTGTGGTCAACAAGTAGAGCAAACTCTTTATCTAATAAGTCAGCTAAATTTGCAGCACAAATTTTTAGGGTATCCATAGCGTGAGCTACATAACCACCATAGAAGTTACCAGAAGTATAAATTTTTTGATTTTCTCCATCAATTAATGGATTGTCATTTACAGAGTTGATTTCAGTCTCAACCCATTTTTTAGAAATATCAAGATTATCTCTAATTACACCAAGAACTTGTGGAGCACATCTCATAGAGTAAGTATCTTGGATATTTAAATTATTATCAGCAAAGAATTTATCATATCTATCATCTCTTCCATGAGTTAACTTTGAACCAGCAATTTTTTCTTTGATATTTTTTGCAGCTTTTATTTGTCCCTCAAATGGTTTTGAATCATGAACAAAATCAGCAACAGGAGTATCATCTCCTAATAGAACTTCAAACATACCAGCAACATATGATTCCATAGAATCTAAAATAACTTCAAACTCTTCAATAGCTTTTAAAGCAATAGCACTCATGATAGTTGTACCATTCATAATTGCTAAGGCTTCTTTTGGTTCAAAAGAGTATGGTTCTATTCCAAGTTCATTGTAAACTTCAATAGCAGGTTTAATTTCACCTTTATAGTAAACTTCCCTTTCCCCTGCAACAACAGCAGCAATATATGATAATGGAGTTAGGTCACCACTTGCTCCAACTGAACCCTGAGAAGGAATTACTGGAATAATATCTTTTTCAATTAACATTTCAAGTCTATGAAGTAGATTCATAGAAACCCCAGATCTTGCTTTACTTAATGAGATAGTTCTGCAAATAACTGCATATCTACATACTTCATAAGATAGGTTTTTACCTATTCCACATCCATGAAATCTAAATAGATTTGTTTGTAGTTTTGCTGCATCATCATAGTTTACATAGTTTTTACCACTATCTCCATATCCAGTTGTTATTCCATAAATAGGCTTACCTTGTTTGATTGTATCCATCATAAAATCATGAGTATGGTTAATAAAAGTAATAAAGTTCTCATCATTTGAGATTTCAACGCTAGTAGCATTTACAATCTCTTTAAGGCTAATATGTCTTTTGTCAATTGTTAGTTTCATTTGTTCTCCCAGAAATTGTAAAAATTAAACCATTGCTCTGGATATTTTTTTATAACTTCTTCATATTTTTGTATATAAGTAGATAATGCAAGACTAATTGCATCTTCTTGTTCTTTTGTCTTATCTAAATAAATTATAGTATGTTCAATTTTATATTCTTGAATACCCATTAAAATAATAAAGTAAATCAATATAGGTTTATCTGTTTTATAGGCAATTTCAAAAGGATTTTTATTAAAATTTGCTTTTCTTTTAAAAAAGTCTATTTCTATTTCAGCTTTTTTATTTGAGGCTCTATCCCCCATAATTGCAACTATTTCATTATTCATTAAAGCATTTGCAATCTCTACTGAAACTCTTATAGTACCTTTATTCAAATCAATAATATTAATGCTCTCTTTTACAGGTAAAGAGTCTTCTATTTTTTTAATTCCTTCTAATAAAACTTCCTGCATTACAATATTTAGTTTATTGTTTACATGTGAAGCATTTGTAGAGGCTGCCCATCCACCAAAGTGGGAGCATAATAAAATAGTTCCTTTATTTAAAATCTCAGTCATTTTAGTTATATCATCATAATTGAAGGTATAACTTTTAACATCAACTTTAGAGATAAATCTATCAACCATACAAATAGCAAAAAATCTTAAGTGTTTGAAATAAATTCTATTAGTAAATTTTATATTTATAGTTTGATAATAATCTCTTAATGCTTTTTTTACATTTGTGGCAAAGATAAAATAAAAAAATGAAACAGGATACATTAAAATATATATAAACTTATAGCCAAAAAGTTTATATAGATTAAATACTAGAGCAATACTCCAGCCACTTCCTCTCTGTTTTGTTTTCATTAACTTTTTTTAAATCTAAACAAGTTAAATATATATTTAACCCACTTAATAGGAAGTATTTGAACATGAACCCAAACAATAGCAGCTGTATCCCAAAATTTTCTAAAATGAGATACTCTATCTTCAGATGTTGGATAAAAGCATTCAATCTCTACTTCTTTGATTGGTTTTCCTGCATCTGCATGTCTTACGATAACTTCCATTTCCCAATCAAACCTAGAAGTTTTAATTGGTAGTTCAATAATTGAAAGAGGATATAGTCTAAAACCTGAAAGAGAGTCTTTTATTTCATAACCTGTATCCCATGATGCCCAAAAGTTACTAAACCATCTACCAAATTTTGAGCTATTTGGTACATTAGAAATATCAAAATTTCTTGAACCAATTATAATTTCATCATTTGAACAGGCACTTATTAATTTATTAACTTGACTTGCTAAATGTTGTCCATCTCCATCCATTGTTACAATGTGAGTAAAACCTAATTCTCTAGCTTTCTTTGCTCCACTTATTATGGCTTGCCCTTTCCCCATATTACTCTTATGTCTTACAATTGTAAGATTAGGAGACTCTTTTAATATTTTTGTTAGCTCTGTGGAAGAACCATCATCTACAACTATTACTTTGTAGTCATAAGATAAAATATCATTAACAACATCTTGTATAGTATGAAAATTATTATAAGTAGGAACAACAATAATAAAACTATTCATAGATTATCTCGCTAATTTTTAATTTTTCTTCTGATTCAATAATTATTTTATTATTGCTCTTTTTAAATGAAATTTTATTTTGAGGTGTTATTGTTTTTATAAACTTTGCTTTTTTTATTTCTGTTATTTTAATATCAAAGATTTCACTTGCTATTTCAAGTTGTAAAAAGCTAGGTAGTATCGGTAATTTTGGAAAATGAGCAGCAAAAACAGGATGATTTTCATCTGCTAATAAAATATCTATACTCGAATCTGTTTTACAAGTTATAGTATATAAATTATTTGTTAAGGGCATCTATTTCTTTCATTTGTTATTTTGTGATTTTACTTATTTATCACTAAAAATTATATTAATTTTATAATTTTAACACTAAATAAATTATAAGTACAATAATAATACAATTCTATCAATAAAAGAAGGAATTATATATGGCTATTACAAGTGATGAGTTTAAACAAGTTTTAATTGATGGTTTAAAACTTGAAGATATTGAAGTTACAGATATTGAAGATTCTGATGCTCTTTTTGGAGATGAGGGATTAGGTTTAGATTCTGTTGATTCAATTGAGTTAGTATTAATTATAGAAAAAGAGTATGGTGTAAAGATACAAAATCCAGAGCAATATAATGAGATTTTTGCATCAGTTGAGAATTTATTAAAATACATAAATGACAACAAATAAAAAAGCTTTCATAAATAATTATGAGGCAGTAAGTTGTGCAGGTTTAAATGCTGAACAACTTTTTGCTTCAATCTGCGAAAAAAAAGATTGCATAACAATTGACAACACTTATGTTCAAGATAGAGAAGTTGCAATTGGTAAAATAAAATCAGATAAAACTTTCAATGAACTACTTTTAGAGACTGTTTTAAAAGTTTTAAAAAGTTCGACTTTAAATAATTTTGAAAATACTTTACTTATTGTTGGTTCTTCTGTTGGTGGGATGAATGAGACTGAAAGAGTTTTCTTTAAAGACTCTTCTTATGAAAATATTGATTATAGAAAACACCCAATAGATGCAATTGCTTATTTATTAAAAAAAGAGTTCTCTTTTTATGATGATATCTCATTTTCTACTGCTTGTACTTCTAGTGCAAATGCTTTAGGATATGCAAAAGAGGTTATCTCAAAAGGTATTTATAAAAATGTATTAGTTGTTGGAGTGGATGCTTTATCATATACTACAGTATGTGGTTTTTCTGCTTTAAGTGTACTCTCTTCAAAACCTTGTACTCCCTTTGAAAAAAATAGAGAAGGAATGAATGTAGCTGAAGCTATTGCTGTATTATTAATTCAAGATGAAAAAGTAGCTTCATCTAGTGTTGAAATATGTGGGGTAGGTTATAGTTCAGATGCACATCATATGACTCAACCCCATCCCGAAGGACATGGTGCTGCTAAAGCAATGCAAAATGCAATAAATGATGCAAAGATAGAAAAAGAGAAGATTCTTTATATAAATGCCCATGGTACTGGTACAATGGCAAATGACTCTTCAGAGTTAAATGCTATTTCTTTATTATTTGATACTAGCAAACCTTATGTTAGTTCAACAAAAGCTTTCACTGGACATACTTTAGGTGCAGCAGGAGCAATAGAGGCTATTATATCAACTATGGCTTTACAAAAACAGATTATTCCTCCTTCAAAGGATATAAAAGCAGTAGAAAGGGAGGATGTTTTATTCTCTAATGAGGCTTTAAATAAAGAGTTCTCTTATGTGCTTTCTAACTCTTTTGCTTTTGGTGGAAATAATACAAGTATTCTTTTAGGACTAGATGATGACAATTAATTTAGAGATTTTAAATGCTTCTTATCTTTTAGCTCCAACTGAAATAGAGGATTTAAATACAAAAACATTAGTTCCTAAAATGGTATTTAGAAGAAGATTAACAAGAGCCTCAAAACTTGTTATAGAACTTATGGATAAAGTAGAGTTCAAAGTAGGAAGAATAATGTATGGAAGTGCTTATGGAGAATTGCCAGCAACAGCAAATATTTTAAATGCAATTTTAAATAAAGAGGGTATCTCTCCAACAGATTTCCAAAATTCTGTTTATAATACACCTGTTTCATATGCTTCAATTTTAGAAAAAAATCAAAATGAAGTTATGACTATCTCTTGTGGAGATAATACTTCTAATAGAGTTTTAAAAATGGGTGCCATTAAAGCTTTAGATGGAGATGAGATTTTATTAGTAGTAACAGAGACTATGAATATTGAAAATATTGAACAAGTAAATAACTGTATCGATTTTTTAGAAGTTGCAGTCGCTTTAAAAGTAAGAGTTACAAAAGAAGAAGCAACTTTAAGTATTCAAAATGATGATATAAAAGCTCCTAATTCTGTAAAAGAGCTCTTATCATATGCAAAACAGTTTAATGAGAATAAAAAAAATATAATAGAAGTAAAATTATGAATATCCCCCATCAAGAACCAGTTAAATTTGCAAAAGAGCTTTTAGAAGTAAATGATGAGTTTGTAAAGGTTAAATGTGCTTTTGACTCTTTACCTTCATTAGCAATGTTTTTTGAAGCAGCAGCTCAAAGCTCAGCAGGTTTTTCACAAGAGGAAGAGGCAAAAGTAGGGTTTCTAATCTCTTTAAAAGAGGTGAAATTAAATAAAGAAGCAGATACTTTAGAGTATATAATCAAAGTAGAAAAAAAGATAGCCTTTGCTTCTGTATGTGAATTTTATTTTGAGGTTTATGATTTAAGTGAAACTACAAATTATGCGACAGGAATATTAACTGTTATGATTCAAGAGTAGAGTTAATTCTCTACTTTTCTTCTAATATACCCAGATAAGTAGCCTATTATTTAATAACAAGAGATAAAATGCTAAAATATATAACTTATTATTTTAGGACTAGAAATGGCACTTAACGAGATAATTAAATCAAGTAATACAAGAATTAAAACTGGTATCGCATTAATAATTGCAGTATTAGTTATAGGGTACATTGACTCATTTTTTATAATGTGGTTACTTTTTGGTATTTTATTAGTAGTTTCAATTAATGAATCGATGAAACTTTATAAAATGCAAAGTGATTCAATATATTTTTATACTGGAATCATTTGGTTTTTAGCATATTTTTATCCTTATCCTGAGGATTTAGTATTTTTATTAGCTCTTCTTTATGCTTCATTAATTGCTTATAAAAAAGAGATTGACAGAAAACTTTTCTTACCACTTCTTTATCCAACAGCTTCATTTTTATTTTTACTTGCACTTTATAGTGAATATGGTGTAATGTCTTTATTATGGCTACTTGTAATTGTAGCAGGAGCGGATATTGGAGCATACTTTGTAGGAAGAAGTATGGGTAAAACTAAATTTTGTGAAACTAGTCCAAACAAAACAGTAGAGGGTGTGATAGGTGGAGTTATTGTTGCAACACTTTTTGGACTTATCTTCTCTTTAGAAAATGTATCAACTTTTGGAGCAATTGTTATTTCAATTGTAGTTGCTTTAGCTTCAGTATTTGGAGATCTTTTTGAGTCATATTTAAAAAGACTTGCAGATGTGAAAGATAGTGGAGATATTTTACCTGGACATGGTGGAATATTAGATAGAACAGATGGATACCTTTTTGGTGGGGTAGTAATGTTAATGATTCTAAGAGCTGTAATTTGATTATCTTAGGTTCTACAGGCTCTATAGGAGTTAATACTCTAAATATTGCAAGAAAATTTAATCTAAATGTTGAGGTATTAGTTGCTGGAACTAATATTGAACTTTTAAATAAACAAATAGAAGAGTTTAAACCTAAAAAGGTTGTAATCTCAAAAAAAGAAGATATTCATAAAATAAATCACTCTGATGTATCTTTTGGAGAGGCTTCAATTTTAAAAGTAATTGAAGAATCAAACTCTAAAACAGTTGTAAATGCACTTGTAGGTTTTTTAGGTTTAAGACCTACCTTAAAAGCAATAGAGTGTGGTAAAAAAATAGCACTGGCAAATAAAGAGTCTTTAGTTGTAGCTGGAAAATTTATAGACCAAACTCATTTAAGTCCAATTGATTCAGAACACTTTGCTCTTTGGTATCTACTTCAAGATAAAAAAATCTCATCGATGACGGTTACAGCAAGTGGTGGTTCTTTTAGAGATTATTCTTTAGAGAAATTAAAAAATGTCTCTATTAAAGAGGCTTTAAATCATCCTAATTGGTCGATGGGAAATAAAATCACAATTGATTCTGCAACTATGACAAATAAAATGTTTGAGCTAATGGAAGCAGCGTGGTTATTTGATACAAGAAAATTAGATGCCATAATTGAAACAAAATCTTTAATTCATGCTCTTATTAATTTTGAAGATGGAAGTTCAACTGCACATATTGCAAATGCTTCTATGCAACTTCCAATTGCCTATGCAATTTTAGGAAAGTGTGATGAGCAAGTTTTAGAACCTGTAGATTTAATAAAAGTAGGAAGTCTAGAGTTTAGGCAAATAGAAAAAGAGAGATATCCTATTTGGCAAGTAAAAGATGAAATTTTAAATAACCTTGATTTGGGTGTGGTTTTAAATGCAGCAAATGAAGTAGCCGTATCAAAATTCTTAAACTCAGAAATTGGATTTTTAGATGTTTCAAAAATAACTTTAGAAGCTTTAGAGAAGTTTTCAGGGGTAAAACCTACATCAATAGAAGATATTTTTGAAATAGATAAAGAGGTGAGGTCTTTTTATGACACTTGATTTACTCATACCTTTTGGAATTCTATTAATCTTAGTAATTTATTTAATCTACACAAGAAATAAATTTGAAAAAAATATTGTAGATATGTATGAAGAAAAGTTTGAGCAGTGGAAAGAAAATTCACAAGTAAATGAAAATAATAAAAAAGTTTGTAAAGAGCTTGTGGGAATTATTTATAAAGAAGAGTATAATATAACAGTAGAACTTATTGACGAAAGTGTAAGAAGAAACTTACAACAAGGGAAATATAAAATAAAGGATAAGTAATGAAAGCCTTATTCTTCTTAATGTTTATTTGCTTTTTTTCATTTGCTTTTGCAAATGATTTGAAAAGAAATGGCTCATTAAAAGTTGTAGTAGATAATAAAAATAAATTAATGTGGATGGATGATTCAATCATCTTAAAACAGACTTTTACTCATAAAGAAGCAGAAGCTTATTGTGAGGAGCTAACTTATGCTGGTTTCTCAAATTGGAGAGTACCAGATATTGATGAATTAAAAT
This sequence is a window from Halarcobacter bivalviorum. Protein-coding genes within it:
- the fabG gene encoding 3-oxoacyl-ACP reductase FabG, whose translation is MEIKKVLVTGATGSIGEAIVKEYAKNGYFVYVHYNSNKEKAQAILDSIEHGELITFNMQDKEDIKATLENLSVDVLVNNAGIIKDNLFFFMDDEQWEDVINTNLSGMYHVTKTISRNMMMNKKGSIVNVASISGISGNAGQANYSASKGGVIAFTKTLAIELGRYNIRVNALAPGIIESEMIENIPNSKELKKAIPLNRFGKPEEVAKCAYFIGNDATYVSGEVLNISGAMVR
- a CDS encoding HAL/PAL/TAL family ammonia-lyase; translated protein: MKLTIDKRHISLKEIVNATSVEISNDENFITFINHTHDFMMDTIKQGKPIYGITTGYGDSGKNYVNYDDAAKLQTNLFRFHGCGIGKNLSYEVCRYAVICRTISLSKARSGVSMNLLHRLEMLIEKDIIPVIPSQGSVGASGDLTPLSYIAAVVAGEREVYYKGEIKPAIEVYNELGIEPYSFEPKEALAIMNGTTIMSAIALKAIEEFEVILDSMESYVAGMFEVLLGDDTPVADFVHDSKPFEGQIKAAKNIKEKIAGSKLTHGRDDRYDKFFADNNLNIQDTYSMRCAPQVLGVIRDNLDISKKWVETEINSVNDNPLIDGENQKIYTSGNFYGGYVAHAMDTLKICAANLADLLDKEFALLVDHKFNRGLGENLKLSKEPFFHGFKAMQISLSSLSADVIKNTTAASIHSRPTESLNQDKVSMGTTAANDFAKMMPELHNMLSIAFIGMAQAVDIRGKEQVSPHLRKIYETTRQIVEPLIEDRRMDIDIKNINKLIKEAKFI
- a CDS encoding lysophospholipid acyltransferase family protein gives rise to the protein MKTKQRGSGWSIALVFNLYKLFGYKFIYILMYPVSFFYFIFATNVKKALRDYYQTINIKFTNRIYFKHLRFFAICMVDRFISKVDVKSYTFNYDDITKMTEILNKGTILLCSHFGGWAASTNASHVNNKLNIVMQEVLLEGIKKIEDSLPVKESINIIDLNKGTIRVSVEIANALMNNEIVAIMGDRASNKKAEIEIDFFKRKANFNKNPFEIAYKTDKPILIYFIILMGIQEYKIEHTIIYLDKTKEQEDAISLALSTYIQKYEEVIKKYPEQWFNFYNFWENK
- a CDS encoding glycosyltransferase family 2 protein; translated protein: MNSFIIVVPTYNNFHTIQDVVNDILSYDYKVIVVDDGSSTELTKILKESPNLTIVRHKSNMGKGQAIISGAKKARELGFTHIVTMDGDGQHLASQVNKLISACSNDEIIIGSRNFDISNVPNSSKFGRWFSNFWASWDTGYEIKDSLSGFRLYPLSIIELPIKTSRFDWEMEVIVRHADAGKPIKEVEIECFYPTSEDRVSHFRKFWDTAAIVWVHVQILPIKWVKYIFNLFRFKKS
- a CDS encoding phosphopantetheine-binding protein; amino-acid sequence: MAITSDEFKQVLIDGLKLEDIEVTDIEDSDALFGDEGLGLDSVDSIELVLIIEKEYGVKIQNPEQYNEIFASVENLLKYINDNK
- a CDS encoding beta-ketoacyl-[acyl-carrier-protein] synthase family protein, whose product is MTTNKKAFINNYEAVSCAGLNAEQLFASICEKKDCITIDNTYVQDREVAIGKIKSDKTFNELLLETVLKVLKSSTLNNFENTLLIVGSSVGGMNETERVFFKDSSYENIDYRKHPIDAIAYLLKKEFSFYDDISFSTACTSSANALGYAKEVISKGIYKNVLVVGVDALSYTTVCGFSALSVLSSKPCTPFEKNREGMNVAEAIAVLLIQDEKVASSSVEICGVGYSSDAHHMTQPHPEGHGAAKAMQNAINDAKIEKEKILYINAHGTGTMANDSSELNAISLLFDTSKPYVSSTKAFTGHTLGAAGAIEAIISTMALQKQIIPPSKDIKAVEREDVLFSNEALNKEFSYVLSNSFAFGGNNTSILLGLDDDN
- a CDS encoding beta-ketoacyl synthase chain length factor produces the protein MTINLEILNASYLLAPTEIEDLNTKTLVPKMVFRRRLTRASKLVIELMDKVEFKVGRIMYGSAYGELPATANILNAILNKEGISPTDFQNSVYNTPVSYASILEKNQNEVMTISCGDNTSNRVLKMGAIKALDGDEILLVVTETMNIENIEQVNNCIDFLEVAVALKVRVTKEEATLSIQNDDIKAPNSVKELLSYAKQFNENKKNIIEVKL
- a CDS encoding phosphatidate cytidylyltransferase, with protein sequence MALNEIIKSSNTRIKTGIALIIAVLVIGYIDSFFIMWLLFGILLVVSINESMKLYKMQSDSIYFYTGIIWFLAYFYPYPEDLVFLLALLYASLIAYKKEIDRKLFLPLLYPTASFLFLLALYSEYGVMSLLWLLVIVAGADIGAYFVGRSMGKTKFCETSPNKTVEGVIGGVIVATLFGLIFSLENVSTFGAIVISIVVALASVFGDLFESYLKRLADVKDSGDILPGHGGILDRTDGYLFGGVVMLMILRAVI
- the dxr gene encoding 1-deoxy-D-xylulose-5-phosphate reductoisomerase, whose amino-acid sequence is MIILGSTGSIGVNTLNIARKFNLNVEVLVAGTNIELLNKQIEEFKPKKVVISKKEDIHKINHSDVSFGEASILKVIEESNSKTVVNALVGFLGLRPTLKAIECGKKIALANKESLVVAGKFIDQTHLSPIDSEHFALWYLLQDKKISSMTVTASGGSFRDYSLEKLKNVSIKEALNHPNWSMGNKITIDSATMTNKMFELMEAAWLFDTRKLDAIIETKSLIHALINFEDGSSTAHIANASMQLPIAYAILGKCDEQVLEPVDLIKVGSLEFRQIEKERYPIWQVKDEILNNLDLGVVLNAANEVAVSKFLNSEIGFLDVSKITLEALEKFSGVKPTSIEDIFEIDKEVRSFYDT
- a CDS encoding DUF1566 domain-containing protein — encoded protein: MKALFFLMFICFFSFAFANDLKRNGSLKVVVDNKNKLMWMDDSIILKQTFTHKEAEAYCEELTYAGFSNWRVPDIDELKLIVDKKNQKTYINRSFRFNIADGFWASKAHWRTFWFYADYMYFISGTPYFDSRHKKKYVRCVRDI